A genomic stretch from Parus major isolate Abel chromosome 28, Parus_major1.1, whole genome shotgun sequence includes:
- the HCN2 gene encoding potassium/sodium hyperpolarization-activated cyclic nucleotide-gated channel 2 — MGSIPGSGVGSAEASRRLGWRHRGESGRSRTTAHRGLPCRSPEPSGRKVDGPYRLPVPAPNGECRRGEPPRSPGPEPPREPKVSFSCGGGGASPGGAKAAEEGASEDAAEEVRGSQASFMQRQFGAMLQPGVNKFSLRMFGSQKAVEREQERVKSAGAWIIHPYSDFRFYWDFTMLLFMVGNLIIIPVGITFFKEETTAPWIVFNVVSDTFFLMDLVLNFRTGIVIEDNTEIILDPEKIKKKYLKTWFVVDFVSSIPVDYVFLIVEKGIDSEVYKTARALRIVRFTKILSLLRLLRLSRLIRYIHQWEEIFHMTYDLASAVMRIINLIGMMLLLCHWDGCLQFLVPMLQDFPQNCWVSINGMVNDSWSELYSFALFKSMSHMLCIGYGKQAPESMTDIWLTMLSMIVGATCYAMFIGHATALIQSLDSSRRQYQEKYKQVEQYMSFHKLPADFRQKIHDYYEHRYQGKMFDEDSILGELNEPLREEIVNFNCRKLVASMPLFANADPNFVTAMLTKLKFEVFQPGDYIIREGTIGKKMYFIQHGVVSILTKGNKEMKLSDGSYFGEICLLTRGRRTASVRADTYCRLYSLSVDNFNEVLEEYPMMRRAFETVAIDRLDRIGKKNSILLHKVQHDLNSGVFNNQENEIIQEIVKYDREMVQQAELQQHTAMYSPVQPQVTSAIATLQQAVAMSFCPQMASPLVGSMALGSPRMMRRLQYAQAVPSPFAVSPVLLQQSPPPQPQPPVPHANPSPSQDPAQPTALPVSTSAFAAAAASPPSQSPLASRTFAYGGAPGPLGSQLSLSQQPAPSSPQRLAAHKSTQALHTSSLSQDSRPLSASQPSLPHGLAAGSTQSPPASARESSTSIGGGPAAASPGPGPPAALRGQAPSRGAAAHPAPAGSGLTPPPALPQDSAAPRKDSASSTPDTDPAKSRLSSNL; from the exons CCCCGAACGGCGAGTGCCGTCGCGGGGAACCTCCGCGCAGCCCCGGCCCGGAGCCGCCCCGCGAGCCCAAGGTCTCCTTCTcctgcggcggcggcggcgcaTCCCCCGGCGGGGCCAAGGCGGCCGAGGAGGGGGCGAGCGAGGATGCGGCCGAGGAGGTCCGCGGGAGCCAGGCCAGCTTCATGCAGCGGCAGTTCGGGGCGATGCTCCAGCCCGGCGTCAACAAGTTCTCGCTGCGGATGTTCGGCTCGCAGAAGGCGGTGGAACGGGAGCAGGAGCGCGTCAAGTCGGCGGGGGCCTGGATCATCCACCCCTACAGCGACTTCAG ATTTTACTGGGACTTCACGATGCTGCTCTTTATGGTGGGAAACCTGATCATCATTCCCGTGGGCATCACCTTCTTCAAGGAGGAGACCACGGCCCCCTGGATCGTGTTCAATGTGGTCTCTGACACCTTCTTCCTGATGGACCTGGTGCTGAACTTCCGGACAGGAATTGTCATTGAGGACAACACAGAAATCATCCTGGACCCCGAGAAGATCAAGAAGAAGTACCTCAAGACCTGGTTTGTGGTGGACTTTgtctcctccatccctgtggACTACGTTTTCCTCATTGTGGAGAAGGGCATAGACTCGGAGGTCTATAAGACGGCCCGCGCCCTCCGCATCGTCCGATTCACCAAGATCCTCAGTCTCCTGCGGCTCCTCCGCCTCTCCCGGCTCATCCGCTACATCCACCAGTGGGAGGAG ATCTTCCACATGACCTACGACCTGGCCAGCGCGGTGATGAGGATCATCAACCTCATCGGgatgatgctgctgctctgccactggGATGGCTGCCTCCAGTTCCTGGTGCCCATGCTGCAGGATTTCCCCCAGAACTGCTGGGTCTCCATCAATGGGATGGTG AACGACTCCTGGAGTGAGCTGTACTCCTTCGCCCTCTTCAAGTCCATGAGCCACATGCTCTGCATCGGCTATGGGAAGCAGGCGCCCGAGAGCATGACGGACATCTGGCTGACCATGCTGAGCATGATCGTGGGGGCCACCTGCTACGCCATGTTCATTGGCCACGCCACCGCCCTCATCCAGTCGCTGGACTCCTCTCGGCGCCAGTACCAGGAGAAG TACAAGCAGGTGGAGCAGTACATGTCCTTCCACAAGCTGCCCGCCGACTTCCGCCAGAAAATCCACGACTACTACGAGCATCGCTACCAGGGCAAGATGTTTGATGAGGACAGCATCCTGGGGGAGCTCAACGAGCCCCTGCGTGAG GAAATCGTGAACTTCAACTGCCGCAAGCTGGTGGCCTCGATGCCGCTGTTTGCCAACGCCGACCCCAACTTCGTCACGGCGATGCTCACCAAGCTGAAGTTTGAGGTGTTCCAGCCGGGTGACTACATCATCCGAGAGGGCACCATCGGCAAGAAGATGTACTTCATCCAGCACGGGGTGGTCAGCATCCTCACCAAGGGCAACAAGGAGATGAAACTCTCCGATGGTTCCTACTTTGGGG AGATCTGCTTGCTGACCCGTGGCCGGCGCACGGCCAGTGTCCGTGCAGATACCTACTGCCGCCTCTACTCGCTCTCAGTGGACAACTTCAACGAGGTGCTGGAGGAGTACCCCATGATGAGACGGGCCTTTGAGACTGTGGCCATCGACCGTCTCGACCGCATCG GGAAGAAGAACTCAATCCTACTCCACAAAGTGCAGCACGACCTCAACTCAGGTGTCTTCAACAACCAGGAGAACGAGATCATCCAGGAGATCGTCAAGTACGACCGGGAGATGGTGCAGCAGGcggagctgcagcagcacacgGCCATGTACAGCCCCGTCCAGCCCCAGGTCACCTCTGCCATCGCCACCCTCCAGCAAGCCGTCGCCATGAGCTTCTGCCCGCAGATGGCCAGCCCGCTGGTGGGCTCCATGGCGCTGGGCTCGCCCCGCATGATGCGCCGCTTGCAGTACGCCCAGGCCGTGCCCAGCCCCTTCGCCGTGTCCCCcgtcctgctgcagcagagccccccGCCGCAGCCGCAGCCCCCCGTGCCCCACGCCAACCCCTCGCCCTCGCAGGACCCGGCACAGCCCACGGCCCTGCCCGTCTCCACCAGCGCCTTCGCCGCGGCCGCGGCCAGCCCACCATCCCAAAGCCCCCTGGCCAGCCGGACGTTCGCCTACGGAGGCGCCCCCGGGCCGCTGGGCTCGCAGCTGTccctcagccagcagccagcGCCCAGCTCGCCCCAGCGCCTGGCCGCCCACAAGAGCACACAGGCGCTGCacaccagcagcctcagccaggaTTCGCGGCCCCTCTCGGCCTCGCAGCCCTCGCTGCCCCACGGGCTGGCGGCCggcagcacccagagcccccCGGCCTCTGCCCGCGAGTCCAGCACCTCCATCGGCGGGGGCCCGGCCGCCGCCTCGCCGGGCCCCGGCCCTCCGGCCGCGCTGCGGGGCCAGGCGCCCTCTCGGGGGGCTGCGGCCCACCCGGCGCCCGCGGGCTCGGGGCTGACACCGCCGCCCGCCCTGCCGCAGGACTCGGCGGCGCCCCGCAAGGATTCGGCGTCCAGCACGCCCGACACGGACCCGGCCAAGTCCAGGCTGTCTTCCAACTTGTGA